A genomic segment from Gossypium hirsutum isolate 1008001.06 chromosome D04, Gossypium_hirsutum_v2.1, whole genome shotgun sequence encodes:
- the LOC121216160 gene encoding uncharacterized protein, producing the protein MPPFSITKNHPEDYKPTECLKYVMHQSYSRHPCSSNNWSSFPIPNSPAHPILEYPFGSPNTLPTIGRVYTLPFCTAAQPRAEALIVTEVAPIRQLQRKRCATTAATWEATCCDGGARAARSAEVVVACGGWSGEAT; encoded by the exons ATGCCTCCCTTTTCTATAACAAAAAATCATCCTGAGGATTACAAGCCAACAGAATGCTTAAAATATGTTATGCATCAGTCATACTCAAG GCACCCATGTAGCTCCAATAATTGGAGTTCTTTCCCCATTCCCAATTCTCCAGCACATCCCATCTTGGAGTATCCCTTTGGTAGCCCAAATACTCTTCCAACTATAGGAAG GGTTTATACCCTGCCCTTTTGCACCGCCGCTCAACCGCGCGCCGAGGCTCTGATCGTGACGGAGGTGGCGCCGATTCGGCAACTACAGCGAAAGAG GTGTGCGACGACTGCAGCAACGTGGGAAGCGACGTGCTGCGATGGAGGCGCGCGAGCGGCACGATCTGCGGAGGTGGTTGTGGCTTGCGGCGGTTGGAGCGGGGAGGCtacctag